One segment of Solanum lycopersicum chromosome 1, SLM_r2.1 DNA contains the following:
- the LOC101244534 gene encoding PCI superfamily protein (The RefSeq protein has 1 substitution compared to this genomic sequence): MTQDVEMADQAPPSKSLSSADPSVLPHLKEIASLIETGAYAREVRRISRAVRLTMVLRKKLKASSLGAFLNFVLVPGSDVHSRLSSFLPKEDEHDMEVDSATSGTLASVKHSLPELEIYCYLLVLIFLIDQKKYDEAKACSSASIARLKTVNRRTVDVLASRLYFYYSLCYELTGDLAEIRGNLLSLHRIATLRRDELGQETLLNLLLRNYLHYNLYDHAEKLRSKAPHFEAHSNQQFCRYLFYLGKIRTIQLEYTDAKESLLQAARKAPQAALGFRVQCNKWAIIVRLLLGEIPERTVFMQKGMEKALRPYFELTNAVRIGDLELFKNVAEKFSSTFGSDRTNNLIVRLRHNVIRTGLRNISISYSRISLTDVAKKLRLDSPNPVADAESIVSKAIRDGAIDATLDHANGWMVSKETGDIYSTNEPQIAFNSRIAFCLNMHNEAVRALRFPPNSHKEKESAEKRRERQQQEQELAQHIAEEDDDDF, translated from the exons ATGACTCAAGATGTGGAGATGGCCGACCAAGCACCTCCTTCCAAATCCCTTTCATCTGCTGACCCTTCTGTCTTGCCCC ATTTGAAGGAGATAGCATCGTTGATTGAGACTGGGGCATATGCTCGTGAGGTCAGGAGGATTTCCAGAGCTGTGAGGCTGACTATGGTACTGAGGAAGAAGCTAAAGGCTTCTTCACTAGGTGCTTTCCTCAATTTTGTTCTAGTGCCTGGATCAGACGTGCATTCCCGGCTATCTTCCTTCCTACCCAAG GAAGATGAACATGATATGGAAGTTGATAGTGCAACATCCGGAACTCTGGCATCAGTCAAGCATTCTTTGCCAGAGCTTGAGATCTATTGCTACTTGCTTGTTTTGATATTCTTAATTGATCAGAAGAAATACGATGAG GCCAAGGCATGCTCCTCAGCAAGTATTGCTCGTCTAAAAACCGTGAACAGGAGGACAGTTGATGTATTAGCATCTAGGCTTTATTTCTACTACTCTCTGTGTTATGAACTTACTGGTGATCTTGCCGAAATTCGAGG TAATCTCCTCTCATTGCACCGTATTGCAACATTACGCCGTGATGAGTTGGGTCAG GAAACTCTTCTTAATCTGCTATTGCGGAATTATCTTCACTACAACTTGTACGATCAAGCAGAGAAATTGAGGTCAAAGGCCCCCCATTTTGAAGCTCATTCAAATCAGCAG TTCTGCCGATACCTCTTTTATCTTGGAAAGATCAGAACAATCCAGTTGGAGTACACTGATGCTAAAGAATCTCTTCTTCAAGCTGCTCGCAAAGCTCCTCAGGCTGCTCTTGGTTTCCGAGTTCAATGCAATAAGTGGGCTATTATTGTCCGGTTATTGCTTGGAGAGATTCCAGAAAGGACTGTTTTTATGCAGAAAGGCATGGAGAAAGCACTAAGGCCATACTTTGAGCTGACAAAT GCTGTTCGTATAGGAGATCTGGAGTTATTTAAGAATGTTGCTGAGAAGTTCTCCAGCACTTTTGGTTCAGACCGAACCAACAATTTGATTGTGCGACTTCGGCATAATGTCATTAGGACTGGGTTACGCAACATCAGCATCTCATACTCTCGGATCTCACTGACTGATGTTGCTAAAAAGCTGAGGCTGGATTCTCCAAACCCTGTTGCTGATGCTGAGAGTATTGTGTCTAAAGCGATTCGAGATGGTGCAATTGATGCCACGTTGGATCATGCTAACGGATGGATGGTATCAAAGGAAACTGGAGATATTTACTCCACAAATGAGCCTCAAATTGCTTTCAACTCGAGAATTGCTTTCTGTCTTAACATGCATAATGAGGCTGTCCGTGCTCTTCGATTTCCTCCAAACTCCCACAAGGAGAAAGAAAGTGCTGAGAAGAGGAGAGAGAGACAACAGCAAGAACAAGAACTTGCTCAACACATAGCTGAAGAGGATGATGATGACTTTTGA